DNA from Methanobrevibacter sp.:
TGATGCAGGTACATCTGCGCAGAATGAATGGAAATCAGGCATGGTAAATGCCCTTAATCTTTTAAGACCTACAACTTCACCTTTTTTCTCATAACGGAAACTGTAGGTAGATAATTCATAAACTCCGGCAGGCAAGTTTTTCCAAGTTAAGTATGAATCTGCCATTACTCTGAATGCTCCAAAGCAGCATGCAAATCTAAGCATTAAATTCTTTTTAGTATCGGTTCTGTACTGCCTTTCACCAAATTTGTATGCATGCTGGTAAATTGCATCGTCGTCCAAATCATAGAAAATCGGAGTTTCAATAGGCATTGCTCCATTATCAACACTAAGGTTATAAACATAATCAGCAAGCAAATCTCTTATTAGCCTACCTTTTGGATACCATCTAAGGTTTCCAACATCTGAAGCGGATTCGTAATCACATATTTCTTTTTCTCTCATTAATTTAACGTGAGGAGGTTCGCCTTCATCAGATGCGCCTTGTCCTAATTCATAATCAACAAGTTGTTTGAAAGCATGATTTTCAAATTTGAAGTCTTTGATTTGAGTAATTTTATCTCCTTCAAGGATTTGCCATTTTGAAGGTTTTCTCTCAACTTTAGCTTCTTGTGCATCATCAGCAGCAATAGTTCTTGAAAGTTCGCTTAATGGGTGACCTTTACATGAAATTTCAAATGCCTTATACCATCCGAAAGGTACTCTTTTTACATTTAAGTCTTCTGAAAGTAAAGCTTGTTCTGCATCTTTTAAAATTTGTACGGCAACTTTTGGAGAACTTAATGAAGAAGATAAGTGAGCGTAGGGATATAATACTATATTTTCGGCTTTAACTTGATCATTAGTTTTTTTAACTTCACTGACTAAATTTTTAACAATACCTTCTGGATTATTCTCATCGTCTTTTTCAACAGCTGTAAATACTACTAAAGAGTCGTCAAAGGATCCTTCTTTTTTAACATCCTCGATTTCTTCAGCGACAGGTGTTTTATTTTTTACATTATAATTTAAATAATCAGAATGAATTAATAAAATTCTCATTTAACCACCATATATTATAATTTAAATTTTAGTTTTAATATTATATAAAAATAGCTAATTTTAAAGCATTTGTAAAAATTAGGTTTTGGAAAAAAAGAAAAAGATAGAAGAGTTGTACTCTTCTATTTAATTGTTATTTTTATAGATTTTGATGAACCTTTGTATGTGTTGTCACCTGCAAATTTAATTGATGCTGTGTACTTACCTTTTTTAGTTAAATTAATATTAAATTTAGCAATTCCATTTTTATCTGTTTTTGCTGTGTAAGTTTTACCATTAACTTTTAAGGTAATTTTT
Protein-coding regions in this window:
- a CDS encoding threonine--tRNA ligase, with amino-acid sequence MRILLIHSDYLNYNVKNKTPVAEEIEDVKKEGSFDDSLVVFTAVEKDDENNPEGIVKNLVSEVKKTNDQVKAENIVLYPYAHLSSSLSSPKVAVQILKDAEQALLSEDLNVKRVPFGWYKAFEISCKGHPLSELSRTIAADDAQEAKVERKPSKWQILEGDKITQIKDFKFENHAFKQLVDYELGQGASDEGEPPHVKLMREKEICDYESASDVGNLRWYPKGRLIRDLLADYVYNLSVDNGAMPIETPIFYDLDDDAIYQHAYKFGERQYRTDTKKNLMLRFACCFGAFRVMADSYLTWKNLPAGVYELSTYSFRYEKKGEVVGLKRLRAFTMPDFHSFCADVPASLKEFSKQTDMCMQTGKDLDLDFEVIFRATQDFFEENEEWMYEIAEKFQKPILLEILPERHHYWVCKIDLANIDALGRPIENPTVQIDVESGKRFGISYLGEDGAQHNPTVLHCSPTGSIERVLCAMLEKTAIELNDKAPMLPTWLSPIQARILTVGESHKEFAEELYSKINDSNIRVDVDDRDESVGKKIRNAAKEWIPYIFVVGDKEVESGKFQVTVRKTGEKVDMTVDELIAEINDECEGKPFRRLPLPKDISRRINFQ